A genomic window from Planococcus rifietoensis includes:
- the rpsK gene encoding 30S ribosomal protein S11 encodes MARKQQTRKRRVKKNIESGIAHIRSTFNNTIVTITDMQGNAVSWSSAGALGFRGSRKSTPFAAQMAAETAAKTSMEHGLKTLEVTVKGPGSGREAAIRALQAAGLEVTAIRDVTPVPHNGCRPPKRRRV; translated from the coding sequence ATGGCACGTAAACAACAAACTCGTAAGCGTCGTGTGAAAAAGAATATCGAATCCGGTATTGCTCACATCCGCTCAACATTCAATAACACAATTGTTACGATCACTGATATGCAAGGTAACGCAGTATCTTGGTCTTCGGCTGGGGCTCTAGGATTCCGTGGTTCACGTAAATCCACTCCATTCGCTGCCCAAATGGCTGCTGAAACTGCTGCAAAAACTTCCATGGAACATGGTTTGAAAACTTTGGAAGTAACTGTTAAAGGTCCTGGTTCAGGTCGCGAAGCTGCTATCCGTGCGCTTCAAGCTGCTGGATTGGAAGTTACTGCAATTAGAGACGTAACTCCAGTTCCTCACAACGGCTGCCGCCCGCCAAAACGCCGTCGCGTATAA
- a CDS encoding DNA-directed RNA polymerase subunit alpha encodes MLEIEKPKIETVEIDSNAKYGKFVVEPLERGYGTTLGNSLRRILLSSLPGAAVTSIQIDGVLHEFSTVEGVEEDVASIILNIKKLALKIYSDEEKVIEIDVKGDGTVTAADITHDSDVEILNPDLYIATIAKDGHLRMRMYANRGRGYARADQNKREDLPIGVIPIDSIYTPVSRVNFQVENTRVGQLAHFDKLTLDVWTDGSIGPKEAIALGAKIFTEHLNIFVGLTDEAQTAEIMVEKEEDQKEKVLEMTIEELDLSVRSYNCLKRAGINTVHELANKSEDDMMKVRNLGRKSLEEVKVKLEDLGLGLRKED; translated from the coding sequence ATGCTCGAAATAGAAAAACCAAAAATTGAAACGGTTGAGATCGACAGCAATGCCAAATATGGCAAATTCGTTGTTGAACCCCTTGAGCGTGGATATGGTACCACTTTAGGTAACTCCTTACGTCGAATCCTACTTTCATCTTTACCTGGCGCAGCTGTTACTTCGATCCAAATTGATGGCGTTTTGCATGAATTCTCCACTGTCGAAGGTGTAGAAGAAGATGTAGCCTCTATCATTTTGAACATCAAGAAGCTCGCATTGAAAATTTACTCTGACGAAGAAAAAGTCATTGAAATTGATGTAAAAGGTGACGGAACGGTTACGGCTGCAGATATCACTCACGATAGTGACGTGGAAATTCTGAATCCGGATCTATATATTGCAACAATCGCGAAAGACGGCCACTTGCGCATGCGCATGTATGCTAACCGCGGCCGTGGATATGCCCGTGCAGATCAGAACAAACGTGAAGATCTTCCGATTGGCGTTATCCCGATTGACTCTATTTACACGCCAGTTTCACGCGTCAATTTCCAAGTGGAAAATACCCGTGTGGGCCAACTCGCTCATTTCGATAAATTAACCCTCGATGTCTGGACAGATGGAAGCATCGGTCCCAAAGAGGCAATTGCGCTTGGCGCGAAAATTTTCACTGAACATCTGAACATCTTCGTAGGATTAACGGATGAGGCTCAAACAGCTGAAATCATGGTTGAAAAAGAAGAAGACCAAAAAGAGAAAGTGCTTGAGATGACTATCGAAGAGCTTGATCTTTCTGTTCGTTCTTATAACTGCCTGAAACGTGCCGGCATTAACACTGTCCACGAATTGGCCAACAAGTCGGAAGACGACATGATGAAAGTTCGCAACCTCGGACGCAAATCACTTGAAGAAGTGAAAGTGAAGTTGGAAGATCTAGGTCTTGGCCTTCGTAAAGAAGACTGA
- a CDS encoding VOC family protein, with protein sequence MNRINLICLGVQDMERSVKFYRDELGFQTDETSDKPNIIFFNTSGTKLELYPLEELAKDIDAENPPVKTGFSGITLAYNAKSRDEVDQVMELAKKAGAVIVKQPVDVFWGGYSGYFQDPDGYHWEVAYGPDFIFDEQDMLDFDSNE encoded by the coding sequence ATGAACCGCATCAATCTAATCTGCCTGGGCGTTCAGGACATGGAAAGATCTGTGAAGTTTTACCGGGATGAACTGGGCTTCCAAACGGATGAAACAAGCGACAAACCGAACATCATTTTCTTCAACACTTCAGGTACCAAATTGGAGTTATATCCTTTAGAAGAATTGGCAAAAGACATCGACGCAGAAAATCCGCCCGTGAAAACCGGCTTCTCTGGAATCACCTTGGCCTATAATGCCAAATCACGCGATGAAGTGGACCAAGTCATGGAATTGGCGAAAAAAGCGGGAGCGGTGATTGTGAAACAACCTGTCGACGTATTTTGGGGAGGATATTCGGGTTATTTCCAAGACCCCGATGGCTACCACTGGGAAGTCGCATATGGACCTGATTTCATATTTGATGAACAGGACATGCTCGACTTCGATAGCAATGAATAG
- a CDS encoding energy-coupling factor ABC transporter ATP-binding protein: MKGTILSFEQVTFTYVPGDESVKPAVSDLSFSIDEGEWVALVGHNGSGKSTIAKLMNGLLFPQQGTVKAMGLEMSEESLWDIRSQMGMVFQNPDNQFVGATVQDDVAFALENNGVPHEEMVVRVRESLQQVKMADYLDHEPHHLSGGQKQRVAIAGALALRPRLLILDEATSMLDPQGRREVIETIRELREATGLTVLSITHDLEEAALADRVLVMNAGHKQMEGTPDEVFSSGEELTEMGLDLPFAMRMAGLLKQAGVPMTGESMTEHELVEELWTYYSSK, translated from the coding sequence ATGAAAGGAACCATTTTGTCATTTGAACAAGTGACATTCACATACGTACCGGGAGACGAGTCGGTCAAGCCGGCCGTCTCGGACCTATCGTTCTCGATTGACGAAGGCGAATGGGTGGCGCTGGTCGGACACAACGGCTCGGGCAAGTCGACAATCGCCAAATTGATGAACGGCTTATTGTTTCCCCAGCAAGGAACAGTCAAAGCGATGGGCTTGGAAATGTCTGAAGAAAGCTTGTGGGACATCCGCTCGCAGATGGGCATGGTGTTTCAAAATCCAGACAACCAATTCGTCGGGGCAACGGTACAGGATGACGTAGCGTTTGCGCTCGAAAATAACGGCGTCCCTCATGAAGAAATGGTGGTGCGTGTTCGTGAATCTTTGCAGCAAGTGAAGATGGCGGATTATCTTGACCATGAACCACATCACTTATCCGGCGGGCAAAAGCAGCGCGTGGCAATTGCTGGGGCACTGGCTTTGCGTCCGCGGCTGCTCATTTTGGATGAAGCCACATCGATGCTCGACCCGCAAGGCCGCCGAGAAGTCATCGAGACGATCCGTGAGCTTCGTGAAGCGACGGGCCTCACTGTGTTGTCGATTACCCATGACCTGGAGGAAGCCGCGCTCGCTGACCGTGTGCTGGTGATGAATGCCGGGCATAAACAAATGGAAGGCACACCCGATGAAGTATTTTCTTCCGGCGAAGAGCTGACGGAGATGGGGTTGGATCTGCCATTTGCGATGCGGATGGCCGGGTTACTGAAACAAGCCGGAGTGCCGATGACCGGCGAATCTATGACAGAACATGAGCTGGTGGAGGAATTATGGACATATTACTCAAGCAAGTAG
- a CDS encoding energy-coupling factor ABC transporter ATP-binding protein, producing MDILLKQVGYSYAKDTPFEKRALTDVTLHIPSGSYTAIIGHTGSGKSTVLQHLNALLQPTEGSVLIGERKIEAGTKAKNLREVRKKVGIVFQFPEQQLFDETVLKDIMFGPLNFGVPEEEARRRAIALVEQLGLPEDVLEKSPFDLSGGQMRRVAIAGVLAMEPDVLVLDEPTAGLDPRGRREIMDLFYRLHQEKGLTTVLVTHSMEDAARYADTVAIMHSGKCVATGDVREVFANEEQLGDYRLEPPRTVRMQREFEEKTGLKLDELALTEEALARSIAQALKEGRELK from the coding sequence ATGGACATATTACTCAAGCAAGTAGGATACAGCTACGCGAAAGATACCCCTTTTGAAAAACGGGCGCTGACGGATGTCACACTGCACATACCTTCAGGCTCTTACACAGCGATCATCGGACATACGGGTTCTGGGAAATCGACCGTGCTGCAACATTTGAATGCTTTATTGCAGCCGACAGAAGGCAGTGTGCTGATCGGCGAACGGAAAATCGAAGCAGGGACAAAAGCGAAAAACTTGCGAGAGGTGCGGAAAAAAGTCGGCATCGTCTTCCAGTTTCCCGAACAGCAGCTATTTGATGAAACGGTCCTGAAAGACATCATGTTCGGCCCGCTGAACTTCGGTGTGCCAGAAGAGGAAGCTCGCAGACGAGCCATCGCCTTGGTCGAACAGCTTGGGCTTCCGGAAGATGTATTGGAGAAATCGCCTTTTGACTTATCGGGCGGGCAAATGCGCCGCGTCGCCATAGCAGGCGTTCTGGCAATGGAGCCAGATGTCTTGGTACTCGATGAACCAACAGCGGGACTTGACCCGCGCGGACGCCGGGAAATCATGGATTTGTTTTATCGCCTGCATCAAGAGAAGGGCTTAACAACTGTGCTTGTCACACATAGCATGGAAGATGCGGCGCGTTATGCGGATACAGTGGCCATCATGCACAGCGGCAAATGCGTCGCGACAGGCGATGTGCGCGAAGTCTTCGCGAATGAAGAGCAGCTCGGCGATTACCGCCTGGAGCCGCCGCGGACAGTGCGCATGCAGCGGGAGTTTGAAGAGAAAACCGGCTTGAAGCTGGATGAGCTTGCGCTGACTGAAGAAGCGCTTGCGCGGTCCATTGCGCAAGCGCTCAAGGAAGGGCGTGAGCTGAAATGA
- the truA gene encoding tRNA pseudouridine(38-40) synthase TruA encodes MKRMKATIAYDGSGFAGYQIQLKTRTVQLELLRALKELHKGERVEVVASGRTDSGVHATGQVVHFDTPFSMPTDSWVRALNVRLPQDIQVYDIEQADADFHARYHAKGKIYRYKWNRSKLINPFSRNHLVHVPQQIDVARMEKAAQAFIGTHDFSSFCAANTNVVDKVRTIWRIDFEEHGEELHMVIEGSGFLYNMVRIIAGTLLEVGLNRREPEELADIIAACDRDAAGKTAAAHGLYLEKVHY; translated from the coding sequence ATGAAACGAATGAAAGCGACAATTGCCTATGACGGCAGCGGGTTTGCAGGCTACCAAATCCAGCTGAAAACCCGCACCGTTCAACTGGAGCTGTTGCGCGCGTTGAAAGAATTGCATAAAGGCGAGCGGGTCGAAGTGGTGGCGAGTGGACGTACGGATTCCGGGGTGCATGCCACCGGGCAAGTGGTTCATTTCGATACCCCGTTCTCCATGCCGACAGATTCATGGGTGCGTGCGCTCAATGTCCGCTTGCCACAGGACATCCAAGTTTACGATATCGAACAAGCGGATGCTGATTTCCATGCCCGCTACCACGCCAAAGGCAAGATATACCGCTATAAGTGGAACCGCAGCAAACTCATCAACCCGTTCAGCCGCAACCATCTCGTCCATGTGCCGCAGCAAATCGATGTGGCCCGGATGGAAAAAGCAGCCCAAGCGTTTATCGGCACCCATGATTTTTCCAGTTTTTGTGCGGCGAACACCAATGTCGTCGATAAAGTAAGAACGATCTGGCGAATTGATTTTGAAGAACATGGCGAGGAATTGCACATGGTCATTGAAGGGTCCGGTTTTCTCTATAATATGGTGCGCATCATAGCGGGCACTTTGCTCGAAGTCGGATTAAATAGAAGAGAACCGGAAGAACTGGCTGACATCATTGCTGCTTGTGACCGCGACGCTGCCGGCAAAACCGCAGCAGCACACGGTTTATACTTGGAAAAAGTGCATTACTGA
- the rplM gene encoding 50S ribosomal protein L13 produces MRTTFMAKGHEVERKWLVVDAEGQTLGRLASEVASILRGKYKPTFTPNVDTGDHVIIINADKIHLTGKKLTDKIYYRHTQYTGGLKQRTALEMRTKYPTKMLELAIKGMLPKNSLGRQTFKKLHVYAGPEHNHQAQQPEAYTLRG; encoded by the coding sequence ATGCGTACAACATTCATGGCTAAAGGTCACGAAGTAGAGCGTAAATGGTTGGTTGTCGATGCAGAAGGGCAAACTCTTGGACGTTTGGCTTCTGAAGTCGCTTCAATCTTGCGCGGGAAATACAAACCAACATTCACACCGAACGTCGACACTGGCGATCACGTCATCATCATCAATGCTGACAAAATCCACTTGACTGGTAAAAAACTTACCGACAAAATCTACTACCGCCACACGCAATACACAGGCGGACTTAAGCAGCGCACAGCACTTGAAATGCGCACGAAATACCCTACAAAAATGCTTGAACTAGCGATCAAAGGCATGCTTCCAAAGAACTCTTTGGGCCGCCAAACATTCAAGAAATTGCATGTATACGCTGGACCAGAGCACAACCACCAAGCACAACAACCTGAAGCTTACACGCTTCGCGGATAA
- the rpsI gene encoding 30S ribosomal protein S9: MAQVQYIGTGRRKNSTARVRLVPGDGTITINNRDVSDYVPYETLEQIIKQPLVTTETLGSYDVLVNVKGGGFTGQAGAIRHGIARALLTVDPEFRGALKSAGFLTRDPRMKERKKYGLKAARRAPQFSKR, from the coding sequence TTGGCACAAGTTCAATATATCGGTACAGGTCGCCGTAAAAACTCAACAGCTCGCGTACGTTTGGTACCAGGAGATGGTACGATCACAATCAACAACCGTGACGTATCTGACTACGTTCCATACGAAACGCTTGAGCAAATCATCAAACAACCACTAGTAACTACTGAAACTCTTGGTAGCTACGATGTATTGGTAAACGTAAAAGGCGGCGGGTTCACTGGACAAGCCGGCGCAATCCGTCACGGAATCGCACGCGCTCTACTTACAGTAGACCCAGAATTCCGTGGAGCTCTTAAATCTGCTGGATTCCTAACACGTGACCCACGTATGAAAGAACGTAAAAAATACGGTCTTAAAGCGGCACGTCGCGCACCTCAGTTCTCAAAACGTTAA
- a CDS encoding Mrp/NBP35 family ATP-binding protein yields MLSETQVREAVGALEDPFLHRTLSETNGILSVKIKEEKKYVSVKLAIAKTNTPEQMQLQMKVVDAIKGVGADSVGIRFEELPPEALAQFRGTANESEAQDLLSPLNKVEFISIASGKGGVGKSTVSVNLAIALARAGKKVGLVDADIYGFSVPDMMGIDKAPVVRGDTIIPVERFGVKVISMGFFVEDNMPVVWRGPMLGKVLDQFFRDVEWGDLDYLLLDLPPGTGDVALDIHQMLPASKEIVVTTPHPTAAFVAARAGAMALQTNHEVLGVVENMSWFESQGSGKKEYIFGKGGGAKLAEELQAPLLGQIPLGQPDWDENDFAPSVYAEDHPTGKIYGEIAQQVLQQFATKENKQ; encoded by the coding sequence ATGTTAAGTGAAACACAAGTGCGAGAAGCAGTCGGAGCTCTAGAAGATCCGTTTTTACATAGAACCCTTTCGGAAACAAACGGCATCTTGTCGGTAAAAATCAAAGAAGAGAAAAAATACGTCAGTGTCAAATTGGCAATTGCCAAAACGAATACACCGGAACAAATGCAGCTTCAAATGAAAGTCGTGGACGCCATCAAGGGAGTCGGCGCTGACTCTGTCGGCATCCGCTTCGAAGAATTGCCGCCAGAAGCATTGGCACAGTTCCGCGGGACCGCGAATGAGTCTGAAGCACAAGACTTATTGTCTCCATTGAACAAAGTGGAATTCATCTCTATCGCCAGCGGTAAAGGCGGCGTCGGGAAATCGACCGTCTCTGTCAACTTGGCGATCGCGCTTGCGCGTGCAGGGAAAAAAGTTGGTCTTGTCGACGCAGATATCTACGGCTTCAGTGTGCCGGACATGATGGGCATCGATAAAGCGCCGGTTGTCCGTGGCGATACGATCATCCCGGTCGAGCGCTTCGGCGTCAAAGTGATTTCGATGGGCTTCTTCGTCGAAGATAACATGCCTGTCGTATGGCGTGGCCCAATGCTTGGGAAAGTCTTGGACCAGTTCTTCCGCGATGTGGAGTGGGGAGATCTTGATTACCTACTATTGGACTTGCCGCCAGGGACAGGGGACGTCGCACTCGATATCCACCAAATGCTTCCTGCTTCTAAAGAAATTGTCGTCACAACGCCGCATCCAACCGCAGCATTCGTAGCGGCACGTGCAGGAGCGATGGCTTTGCAAACCAATCACGAAGTATTGGGCGTTGTCGAGAACATGTCTTGGTTTGAAAGCCAAGGATCCGGCAAAAAAGAATATATCTTCGGAAAAGGCGGCGGGGCAAAGCTTGCAGAAGAATTACAAGCGCCATTGCTCGGACAGATTCCGCTTGGCCAGCCGGACTGGGATGAAAATGATTTTGCTCCATCTGTTTATGCAGAAGATCACCCAACCGGAAAGATTTATGGAGAGATTGCCCAACAAGTCCTCCAGCAATTCGCGACTAAAGAGAACAAGCAATAA
- a CDS encoding energy-coupling factor transporter transmembrane component T family protein, producing the protein MMEKMIFGRFIPGDSIVHRMDPRAKILFVFLFIAIVFIANNAITYAILLGFTLLSVFLSKIRLYFLINGLKPVFILMAFTFFLHLFFTEGGSLLFSVGFVDVYEEGLRQGIFISIRFLVLVFMTSILTLTTSPISITDGIEVLLGPFKRVKLPVHELALMMSISLRFIPTLMDETGKILKAQMARGSDIGSGPIKERVKAVVPLLIPLFVSAFKRAEDLATAMEVRGYRGGEGRTRYRQLNWRIMDTLSLLLLVGFAGLLWYFRS; encoded by the coding sequence ATGATGGAAAAAATGATTTTTGGGCGCTTTATTCCGGGAGATTCGATCGTCCACCGAATGGACCCACGAGCCAAAATCCTGTTCGTCTTTTTGTTTATAGCGATCGTTTTTATCGCGAATAATGCCATAACGTATGCGATTTTGCTTGGATTTACCTTGCTCTCCGTGTTTTTATCGAAAATCCGGCTATATTTCTTAATTAACGGCTTGAAACCTGTCTTTATTTTAATGGCCTTTACGTTTTTCTTGCATTTATTCTTTACCGAAGGCGGGTCATTGCTTTTCAGTGTCGGTTTTGTAGATGTTTATGAAGAGGGGCTGCGGCAAGGGATATTCATCTCGATCCGCTTCCTGGTCTTAGTGTTCATGACCAGTATCCTGACATTAACGACTTCACCGATTTCGATCACGGATGGCATCGAAGTATTGCTTGGGCCATTCAAGCGCGTTAAACTGCCGGTCCACGAACTGGCGTTGATGATGTCGATTTCACTGCGGTTCATTCCAACCTTGATGGATGAAACCGGAAAGATCCTGAAAGCGCAAATGGCACGCGGCTCGGATATCGGTTCCGGCCCCATCAAAGAACGAGTCAAAGCCGTCGTGCCGCTGTTGATTCCGTTGTTTGTCAGTGCCTTTAAACGGGCTGAAGATTTGGCAACCGCCATGGAAGTGAGAGGCTACCGCGGGGGAGAAGGCCGCACGCGTTACCGCCAGCTCAACTGGCGCATTATGGACACATTGAGTCTATTGCTGCTCGTTGGATTTGCCGGATTGCTCTGGTATTTCCGAAGTTAA
- the rplQ gene encoding 50S ribosomal protein L17 — translation MRKLQRTSSQRKALLRDLTTDLIVHERIQTTEARAKEVRSTVEKMITLGKRGDIHARRKAAAYIRRELVTSTDEEGNENTIFALQKLFDDVAPRYADRQGGYTRIMKMGPRRGDGAPIVIIELV, via the coding sequence ATGAGAAAACTTCAACGTACAAGTTCTCAACGTAAAGCGCTATTGCGTGACCTTACGACTGACCTAATCGTTCACGAGCGCATTCAGACAACTGAAGCCCGTGCTAAAGAAGTCCGTTCAACTGTAGAAAAAATGATCACGCTTGGTAAGCGCGGAGACATCCACGCACGCCGTAAAGCTGCAGCATATATTCGCCGTGAACTCGTGACTTCGACTGACGAAGAAGGCAACGAAAACACAATCTTTGCTTTGCAAAAATTGTTTGATGATGTAGCACCACGTTACGCTGACCGTCAAGGCGGCTACACGCGCATCATGAAAATGGGGCCTCGTCGCGGAGATGGCGCACCAATCGTAATTATTGAATTGGTTTAA
- a CDS encoding KinB-signaling pathway activation protein, protein MTIRNWVKFALTALLIGGGITGLLGIFIRWNDVFAEAAQNGHWGELIAGFVWMIVVGMTMSLIAQMGFFAYLTIHQFGHNMFRSLRLWNWVQLLIIAIVIFDLIVFRFLPNVETGGQGFLYGTLLFILLAVSLTTAYFKAKWTAKSAFISALFFMIVVTTLEWLPALMVRAGNVDSWVTLLLFPLLAVNAYQLLALPKYNEKSEEDRLKLEARRAARKAQAAEGKK, encoded by the coding sequence GTGACTATACGAAATTGGGTTAAGTTTGCATTGACTGCATTATTGATAGGCGGGGGGATTACCGGCTTGCTCGGCATTTTCATCCGCTGGAACGATGTCTTCGCCGAAGCTGCGCAAAACGGTCATTGGGGAGAATTAATCGCAGGTTTTGTCTGGATGATCGTCGTCGGCATGACGATGAGCTTGATTGCACAGATGGGCTTCTTCGCCTATTTGACGATTCACCAGTTCGGCCATAATATGTTCCGCTCGCTGCGGCTGTGGAATTGGGTACAGCTCTTGATCATCGCCATCGTCATCTTCGACTTGATTGTGTTCCGCTTCCTGCCGAACGTCGAGACGGGCGGGCAAGGATTCCTTTATGGAACGCTCCTATTCATTTTATTGGCGGTATCGCTGACAACGGCGTACTTCAAAGCGAAATGGACAGCGAAGTCAGCATTCATTTCAGCGTTGTTCTTCATGATTGTCGTTACGACACTGGAATGGTTGCCGGCTTTGATGGTAAGAGCGGGTAATGTAGACAGCTGGGTAACCTTGTTATTGTTCCCATTGCTTGCAGTGAACGCTTATCAACTTCTCGCCTTGCCGAAGTATAACGAGAAGTCTGAAGAGGACCGTTTGAAACTTGAAGCGCGCCGGGCTGCGAGAAAAGCGCAGGCTGCTGAAGGGAAGAAATGA